CAATGTGCATTGGTTAGGACACTCATCGATAAAAATTACCGGTAAAAAGGTGATTTACATTGATCCTTTTAAAATTTCTGGCGGAGAACCCGCGGGCATCATTTTTATCACACACGATCACTACGATCATCTTTCGATGGAAGATATCCGGAAAATTCGGACAGACAGAACAATTATGGTCGTTCCCGAGGCTGTGGAGAAAATGTTCGGGAAGAATGTGCACGGCGTGTTTCCGGGCATGAAGTTCAAGATTGAAGAGATCGAAGTTACCGTCGTTCCGGCTTACAACATTGGCAAGCGGTA
The sequence above is a segment of the Candidatus Marinimicrobia bacterium CG08_land_8_20_14_0_20_45_22 genome. Coding sequences within it:
- a CDS encoding Zn-dependent hydrolase produces the protein MMNNVHWLGHSSIKITGKKVIYIDPFKISGGEPAGIIFITHDHYDHLSMEDIRKIRTDRTIMVVPEAVEKMFGKNVHGVFPGMKFKIEEIEVTVVPAYNIGKRYHPKEKQYVGYVIKTGGGTYYHAGDTDFILEMNDIKADVAFLPVGGTYTMDAKEAAQAANTIKPKVAVPIHYGTLVGSAKDAEEFKKLCKVNVVILKKE